A part of Planococcus sp. MB-3u-03 genomic DNA contains:
- a CDS encoding DUF1128 domain-containing protein, with protein MDLSKQSPENVDFMIEEIKTKLRMVNVDAMKAEHFNTSEYEDLREIYEMVKNRDNFSPNEMQAIASELGSLRK; from the coding sequence ATGGATTTATCCAAACAATCACCTGAGAACGTCGATTTTATGATTGAAGAAATAAAAACGAAACTGCGCATGGTTAATGTGGATGCAATGAAAGCCGAGCATTTCAATACTTCCGAGTACGAAGACTTGCGTGAAATTTACGAGATGGTCAAAAATCGCGATAATTTCAGCCCGAACGAAATGCAGGCCATTGCCTCTGAACTCGGCTCATTGCGCAAATAA
- a CDS encoding FAD-dependent oxidoreductase, with the protein MQIFDGLGVYDAICDRSNEIKVLDMLELSSTLKVKDQSFMDYSVLPGKYNAAYMIHHEELKTIIRKAAYEYDNFHYLKGTACKGYTENTAILQKGTEKSEVEAKFFFGAEGRSSVTRKAMEIEVKQTTYNHHFLTVTFPRAENFTDGKIISTYNRFLGLFPLPDNQVRSVYLIPPGDYKTLKEKPISHFHKLYTDLAPAVDGYVQRLTDWKKIQLMIPVMYHAESYVKGNKAIIGDAAHAVHPMAGEGMNMAIQDADVLGELAADMLAEEKTDKSNLKWYEKVRYRRADHVIQLSHLAALAYSFPYRPVSYLRQRTFERMEEDPILHFKQMLNVSGLGLWKENVRDRFIQGGFMPVRAKELTEDTKELKYYKPEDDYPWKVEGLI; encoded by the coding sequence ATGCAGATTTTCGACGGCCTCGGCGTATATGACGCGATTTGTGACCGGTCCAACGAAATCAAGGTGCTCGATATGCTGGAACTCTCCAGTACTTTGAAAGTGAAAGATCAATCGTTCATGGATTACAGCGTGTTGCCCGGAAAATACAACGCCGCTTATATGATCCACCATGAAGAGCTAAAGACCATCATTCGGAAAGCGGCTTATGAATACGATAACTTCCATTACCTAAAAGGCACTGCCTGCAAAGGCTATACAGAAAATACGGCCATTCTTCAAAAAGGAACCGAAAAGTCCGAGGTGGAAGCCAAGTTTTTCTTCGGCGCGGAAGGAAGGTCTTCAGTAACGAGAAAAGCGATGGAAATCGAAGTAAAGCAGACGACATATAACCATCATTTTTTGACAGTAACCTTTCCGCGCGCGGAAAATTTCACGGACGGCAAAATCATTTCGACCTATAACCGCTTTCTCGGGCTATTCCCGCTGCCTGACAATCAAGTGCGCAGCGTCTATTTGATACCGCCAGGGGATTATAAAACCTTGAAGGAAAAGCCAATCAGCCATTTCCATAAGCTTTACACTGATTTGGCACCGGCCGTGGACGGGTATGTCCAGCGATTGACCGACTGGAAAAAAATCCAGCTGATGATTCCTGTCATGTACCATGCGGAATCCTATGTAAAAGGCAATAAAGCGATCATCGGGGATGCGGCCCATGCCGTCCATCCGATGGCAGGGGAGGGCATGAACATGGCGATACAGGATGCTGATGTGCTTGGTGAATTGGCTGCGGATATGCTGGCCGAGGAAAAAACGGATAAGAGCAACTTGAAATGGTATGAAAAAGTACGCTACCGCCGGGCAGACCATGTCATCCAGCTGAGCCATCTGGCAGCGCTTGCCTATTCATTCCCGTATCGCCCGGTCAGCTATTTGCGCCAACGCACTTTTGAGCGCATGGAAGAAGATCCGATCCTTCATTTCAAGCAGATGCTAAATGTATCAGGGCTCGGTCTATGGAAAGAAAACGTCCGGGACCGCTTTATCCAAGGCGGGTTCATGCCGGTGCGCGCGAAGGAATTGACAGAAGACACGAAAGAACTGAAATACTACAAACCGGAAGATGACTACCCGTGGAAAGTGGAGGGACTTATATGA
- a CDS encoding alanine/glycine:cation symporter family protein, whose protein sequence is MEALTEFLGTISGYVWGPPLLILLVGTGIFLTVRLGLLQLRLLPYALKLTFSKNPDTESQGDISHFQALSTAMAATVGTGNIVGVATAVILGGPGAVFWMWFSAFFGMATKYGEAVLAVKYRIVDPKGQMAGGPMYYLEHGLKQKWLAVLFAIFGSIAAFGIGNGTQSNSVASVVRDTFSVPTWITGIILTIFAAVVIIGGIKTIGKVTAFFVPFMALFYIIAGIIIMILNMDLIPAAIGTIFSAAFTGEAAVGGAIGAAIRYGVARGVFSNEAGLGSAPIAAAAAKTDMPGRQALVSMTQVLFDTLIICSITGITIVMSGLYLDDSLEGAALTTAAFEQFLGGAGPIIVAIGLIFFASSTIIGWSYYGEKCFQYLFKNPSLLIIYRIAFVAMVFVGATVSLDVVWTFSDVMNGLMAFPNLIGLLGLSGVIVYETKKITAKIKEEKEQARSGN, encoded by the coding sequence ATGGAAGCATTAACAGAATTTCTAGGCACGATCAGCGGTTATGTATGGGGACCGCCGCTTTTGATTCTCCTGGTGGGGACAGGGATCTTCCTGACTGTACGCTTAGGGCTCTTGCAATTGCGTCTTTTGCCGTATGCATTAAAGCTGACGTTCAGCAAAAACCCCGATACTGAATCACAAGGCGATATTTCCCATTTCCAAGCTTTGTCGACGGCAATGGCCGCGACAGTCGGTACAGGGAATATCGTCGGCGTCGCGACTGCCGTCATTCTCGGTGGCCCGGGTGCCGTATTCTGGATGTGGTTTTCTGCATTCTTCGGGATGGCGACGAAATACGGGGAAGCCGTACTCGCCGTCAAATACCGCATCGTCGATCCAAAAGGACAAATGGCCGGCGGGCCGATGTATTATCTTGAACACGGCTTGAAACAAAAATGGCTGGCCGTACTATTCGCCATCTTCGGCTCTATCGCAGCGTTCGGTATCGGAAACGGCACACAGTCCAACTCCGTTGCATCCGTCGTGCGCGATACGTTCTCTGTGCCGACATGGATTACGGGCATCATCCTGACGATTTTCGCTGCAGTCGTCATTATCGGCGGAATCAAGACCATCGGTAAAGTTACAGCATTTTTCGTTCCATTTATGGCCTTATTCTATATCATTGCCGGAATCATCATCATGATCCTCAATATGGATCTTATTCCCGCAGCGATCGGCACGATTTTCAGCGCAGCCTTTACCGGCGAAGCGGCGGTCGGCGGTGCCATCGGTGCTGCGATCCGCTATGGTGTCGCACGAGGCGTCTTCTCCAACGAAGCAGGCCTTGGATCTGCCCCAATCGCGGCAGCTGCAGCAAAAACCGATATGCCTGGTCGCCAGGCTTTGGTATCGATGACTCAAGTATTGTTCGATACCTTGATCATCTGTTCGATCACAGGAATCACAATCGTCATGTCCGGCCTGTATTTGGATGACAGCCTTGAAGGCGCTGCGCTGACTACTGCTGCATTCGAGCAGTTCCTTGGCGGTGCTGGCCCGATCATCGTAGCAATCGGCTTGATCTTCTTCGCTTCTTCGACGATCATCGGGTGGTCGTACTACGGCGAGAAATGTTTCCAGTATTTGTTCAAGAATCCGAGCTTGTTGATTATCTACCGTATCGCTTTCGTCGCGATGGTCTTTGTCGGTGCAACCGTTTCGCTTGATGTTGTCTGGACATTCTCGGATGTCATGAACGGCTTGATGGCTTTCCCGAACTTGATCGGCCTTCTCGGACTTTCCGGCGTCATCGTTTACGAGACGAAGAAAATCACGGCGAAGATCAAGGAAGAGAAAGAACAAGCACGTTCTGGCAATTGA
- a CDS encoding YtxH domain-containing protein, which yields MSQNKLMTGLLIGAAVGVLVSLLDRNTREDVMDKSRKASENAKYYANNKDELKSAFKEQAERAQNLYARISEDASYVGGKVEQVKSLSLK from the coding sequence ATGAGCCAAAACAAATTGATGACAGGATTATTAATAGGGGCGGCAGTCGGAGTGCTTGTATCGCTGCTTGACCGGAATACCCGCGAGGATGTTATGGACAAATCAAGAAAAGCGAGCGAAAACGCAAAATACTATGCGAACAATAAAGATGAATTGAAATCAGCATTTAAAGAACAGGCAGAGCGTGCGCAAAACCTATATGCCCGCATTTCAGAAGATGCTTCATATGTCGGCGGCAAAGTAGAGCAAGTGAAAAGCTTGTCCCTGAAGTGA
- a CDS encoding class I SAM-dependent methyltransferase yields MIDIMKMVKARTYMKRNEPFLYSWHAYVGYELDLFKAFERPMTQYDVADALSLDEQLLAQWVAIGVSIGYLKETGRNRYQIKNRWKLPKSKGNNSSGVLLKEMMELHIPTLLEYPKMMRNQSRLHFDEDEHASTVAETSRLLEVLAYPKMAKRLKEKDCRRVLDIGCGEGGYIKKLGQRFPTTQFTGIEISEEVVEKARELTANQNNVSIEQADLWNYKPESPQDMVMLNNVLHYIPLEKRQALFKEISSWIAPGGIFSVVTPIAGGPDSPPFANVFNSFFSSFDNLYRLPKREELIEWGEESNLEFLSLRTVIKEGGWYIVQYEKKS; encoded by the coding sequence ATGATCGATATAATGAAGATGGTAAAAGCAAGAACGTATATGAAACGCAATGAGCCCTTCCTGTACAGCTGGCATGCATATGTAGGCTATGAACTGGATCTGTTCAAGGCTTTTGAGCGGCCAATGACTCAATACGATGTGGCAGATGCATTGTCACTCGATGAGCAACTGCTTGCACAATGGGTAGCGATCGGCGTTTCGATCGGCTATTTAAAAGAGACTGGGCGCAACCGTTACCAAATAAAGAACCGCTGGAAGTTGCCGAAATCGAAAGGCAATAATTCATCAGGTGTATTGCTAAAAGAAATGATGGAACTGCATATCCCAACGCTTCTGGAATACCCGAAAATGATGCGCAACCAAAGCCGCCTTCACTTTGACGAGGATGAGCACGCATCAACTGTCGCAGAAACGAGCCGTTTGCTCGAAGTATTGGCGTATCCAAAAATGGCCAAGAGATTGAAGGAAAAAGACTGCCGCCGTGTGCTTGATATCGGCTGCGGGGAAGGCGGCTACATAAAAAAATTAGGCCAGCGATTCCCAACAACGCAATTCACGGGAATCGAAATTAGTGAGGAAGTCGTTGAGAAGGCAAGAGAGCTGACAGCAAACCAAAATAATGTTTCCATCGAGCAGGCGGATTTGTGGAATTACAAGCCGGAATCCCCACAGGATATGGTCATGCTTAATAATGTGCTCCATTACATCCCGCTCGAAAAGCGCCAGGCCTTGTTCAAGGAAATCAGCAGCTGGATCGCACCAGGCGGCATTTTCTCCGTTGTCACCCCGATTGCCGGCGGCCCGGACAGCCCGCCGTTCGCCAATGTTTTCAATAGCTTCTTCTCATCATTCGACAATCTCTATCGGTTGCCAAAAAGAGAAGAACTCATCGAATGGGGAGAAGAATCAAACCTAGAATTCCTAAGCCTCCGCACCGTCATCAAAGAAGGCGGCTGGTACATCGTGCAATATGAAAAGAAAAGCTGA
- a CDS encoding YihY/virulence factor BrkB family protein, protein MATHRKGGQPQVRKPRYDVLTGRGFIKELGIRIKDVDVQGLGAQLAFFFLLSIFPLLIFLVTLLPYLNLPREEVFLFMEDVIPSEVYVLIEQTLNEILTDQNSGLLSFGVLATIWSASLGMDALIKSLNATYGVKESRPLLVARGMSILMTILLIIMLVVALALPIFGRQIGLFFFAFLGLEEGFLELWGMIRFTIPALITFIVCAVIYWLAPNVRISFWTVLPGAAFASLGWLLLSFLFSIYINNFGNFSATYGSIGGIILLLLWLYLSAMLLIIGGQINAVMQGRRQSRKRLHKKKTALPDK, encoded by the coding sequence ATGGCAACACATAGAAAAGGCGGCCAGCCCCAAGTACGGAAACCGAGATATGACGTACTGACTGGCCGTGGATTTATAAAAGAATTAGGAATACGGATTAAAGACGTCGATGTGCAGGGACTCGGAGCGCAATTGGCGTTTTTTTTCCTATTATCGATTTTCCCGTTGCTGATTTTTCTCGTCACTTTGCTTCCATATTTGAATTTGCCGAGGGAAGAAGTCTTCCTGTTCATGGAAGATGTTATTCCATCAGAGGTGTATGTGCTGATCGAGCAGACCTTGAATGAAATCTTGACTGACCAAAACAGCGGCTTGCTATCATTCGGTGTGCTCGCGACAATCTGGTCAGCGAGCCTGGGCATGGATGCATTGATCAAATCCTTGAATGCTACATATGGAGTCAAGGAGAGCAGGCCGTTGTTAGTAGCAAGAGGCATGTCGATTTTAATGACCATTCTGTTGATCATCATGCTGGTGGTAGCGCTTGCGCTGCCGATATTCGGCCGCCAGATCGGCCTGTTCTTTTTCGCATTCCTCGGTCTTGAAGAAGGGTTTTTGGAATTATGGGGAATGATCCGTTTCACCATTCCAGCCTTGATTACATTCATTGTATGTGCCGTGATTTATTGGCTTGCGCCGAATGTCCGGATCAGTTTCTGGACAGTCCTGCCGGGGGCGGCTTTTGCATCGCTCGGCTGGCTATTGCTGTCATTTTTGTTCTCCATCTACATCAATAATTTCGGCAATTTCTCAGCCACTTACGGAAGCATCGGCGGGATTATCCTGCTATTGCTGTGGCTTTACCTTTCCGCGATGCTATTGATCATTGGCGGACAAATCAATGCCGTCATGCAAGGAAGGCGGCAATCCAGAAAACGGCTGCATAAAAAGAAGACGGCTCTTCCCGATAAGTGA